Proteins encoded in a region of the Prunus persica cultivar Lovell chromosome G4, Prunus_persica_NCBIv2, whole genome shotgun sequence genome:
- the LOC18781372 gene encoding palmitoyl-monogalactosyldiacylglycerol delta-7 desaturase, chloroplastic, with translation MGLLSTVFVKSCVELWGRKWNIQDISTVVVFLALHCLCLFAPFHFNWGAFWVAMALYFLTVLGVTLSYHRNLAHRSFTLPKWLEYSFAYCGVLSLQGSPIEWVSTHRYHHQFTDTEKDPHSPIKGFWHSHMGWIFDSSYRFGQHGGLKNVEDLKKQLFYRFLRHTYVLHSVLLGGLLYAAGGFSFLVWGMGVRMVFVFHNTFLVNSACHMWGKKPWNTGDASRNNWWVALLVLGEGWHNNHHAFEYSARQGLEWWQFDFTWCIIKFIQAIGLATDVKVPTQIQKQRKASKSRILATQN, from the exons CACGGTTTTCGTTAAGTCCTGTGTAGAGTTATGGGGGAGGAAATGGAATATACAAGACATATCCACAGTGGTTGTGTTTTTGGCTTTGCATTGCCTTTGTTTATTTGCACCCTTTCATTTCAACTGGGGTGCATTTTGGGTGGCTAtggctctctattttttgaCTGTTTTAGGAGTGACTCTCTCTTATCATAGAAATCTTGCCCACAGGAGTTTCACCCTTCCAAAATGGCTCGAGTACTCCTTTGCCTACTGTGGGGTTCTGTCGCTTCAG GGTAGTCCGATTGAATGGGTGAGTACACACCGGTACCACCATCAGTTTACTGATACAGAGAAAGACCCTCACAGCCCCATCAAGGGTTTTTGGCATAGTCACATGGGTTGGATCTTTGATAGCAGTTATCGGTTTGGACAA CATGGGGGCCTAAAGAACGTTGAAGATTTGAAAAAGCAGCTTTTCTATAGGTTTCTTCGTCATACTTACGTTCTACATTCAGTTCTTCTTGGAGGTTTACTGTATGCTGCGGGTGGATTTTCCTTCTTGGTTTGGGGAATG GGGGTGAGGATGGTATTTGTTTTCCACAACACTTTTCTAGTTAATTCAGCTTGCCACATGTGGGGAAAGAAACCATGGAACACCGGTGATGCGTCTAGGAACAATTG GTGGGTGGCACTGTTAGTGCTTGGAGAAGGGTGGCATAATAATCACCACGCTTTTGAATACTCAGCTCGACAAGGGCTAGAATGGTGGCAATTTGATTTTACTTGGTgcataataaaatttattcaagCTATTGGATTGGCAACAGATGTGAAGGTCCCAACTCAAATTCAAAAGCAACGAAAAGCTTCAAAGAGTAGAATCCTGGCTACTCAAAATTAG